Proteins encoded in a region of the Phoenix dactylifera cultivar Barhee BC4 chromosome 3, palm_55x_up_171113_PBpolish2nd_filt_p, whole genome shotgun sequence genome:
- the LOC103716536 gene encoding cytochrome P450 90A3: MAPAAAYSGYLLLLSASDQQFLLLPVLMSVVAVLVLQLLRRSSWMRKTMNNSGGGKGLLPPGSVGLPLVGETLRLIAAYKTEDPEPFIDERVRRHGRLFTTHVFGERTVFSADPEFNRVVLGGEGRSVECSYPSSISTLLGRHSLLLMRGALHKRMHSLTLTRLASPAAIRDSPLLLHIDRLIQTTLDSWGAQSRVLLLDQAKKITFELTVKQLVSYDPGDWAEALRREYLVLIEGFFSIPFPSFLSFTTYGRAIKARGKVAEALREVIRKRKEEKMRDGDDEDEKEGRGRRKKDMVAELLEAEEGFSEEEMVDFLLALLVAGYETTPTIMTLAVKFVTDNPPALSLLAEEHEKIRARKKDEMEPLDWSDYKSMPFTQCVVNETLRVANIVGGVFRRAVTDLHFKGYTIPKGCKLFASFRAVHLDPEYYEEARTFNPWRWQNNDAVQQTSGAGLFTPFGGGARLCPGYELARVVISVFLHHLVTRFSWEAAEDKLVFFPTTRTLNGYPIDVRRRRKFL; encoded by the exons ATGGCTCCGGCGGCGGCGTACTCTGgttacctcctcctcctctccgctTCCGACCAACAGTTCCTGCTCCTGCCGGTGCTCATGTCGGTGGTGGCCGTCCTCGTCCTCCAGCTCCTCCGCCGCTCCTCATGGATGAGGAAGACGATGAATAATAGTGGCGGCGGCAAGGGGCTGCTGCCGCCGGGGAGCGTGGGGCTGCCGCTGGTCGGGGAGACGCTGAGGCTGATCGCGGCCTACAAGACGGAGGACCCGGAGCCCTTCATCGACGAGCGGGTGCGGCGGCACGGGCGGCTCTTCACGACGCACGTGTTCGGGGAGCGCACCGTGTTCTCGGCGGACCCGGAGTTCAACCGTGTGGTGCTGGGCGGCGAGGGGCGGTCGGTGGAGTGCAGCTACCCCTCCTCCATCTCCACGCTGCTGGGCCGCCACTCGCTGCTCCTCATGCGGGGGGCCCTCCACAAGCGCATGCACTCCCTCACTCTCACCCGCCTCGCCTCCCCCGCCGCCATCCGCGactcccctctcctcctccacaTCGACCGCCTCATCCAGACCACGCTCGACTCCTGGGGCGCTCAGTCCCGGGTGCTGCTCCTCGACCAGGCCAAGAAGATCACCTTCGAGCTCACGGTCAAGCAGCTCGTGAGCTACGACCCGGGGGACTGGGCGGAGGCCCTGCGACGCGAGTACCTCGTCCTCATCGAGGGCTTTTTCTCCATCCCCTTCCCATCCTTCCTCTCCTTCACCACCTACGGCCGGGCCATCAAG GCGCGGGGGAAGGTGGCGGAAGCGCTGAGGGAAGTgataaggaagaggaaggaggagaagatgaGGGACGGCGACGACGAGGACGAGAAGGAGGGGCGggggaggagaaagaaggacATGGTTGCGGAGCTCCTGGAAGCGGAGGAGGGATTCTCGGAGGAGGAGATGGTGGACTTCCTGCTGGCGCTGCTGGTGGCGGGCTACGAGACCACGCCGACCATCATGACCCTCGCCGTCAAGTTCGTCACCGACAACCCTCCTGCCCTCTCCCTCCTCGCG GAAGAGCATGAGAAGATCAGAGCCAGGAAGAAGGACGAGATGGAGCCCTTGGACTGGAGCGATTACAAATCGATGCCCTTCACCCAATGC GTGGTCAACGAGACACTTCGCGTGGCCAACATCGTAGGCGGAGTTTTCAGGAGAGCGGTGACGGATCTTCATTTCAAAG GGTACACGATTCCAAAGGGATGCAAGCTTTTTGCCTCGTTCCGAGCCGTGCATCTTGATCCCGAGTACTACGAGGAGGCCCGCACCTTCAATCCCTGGAGATGGCAG AATAATGATGCTGTCCAGCAAACGAGTGGGGCGGGCCTGTTTACGCCCTTTGGAGGGGGGGCCCGCCTGTGCCCCGGCTACGAGCTCGCCCGCGTTGTTATTTCTGTGTTCCTCCACCACCTCGTCACCCGTTTCAG TTGGGAAGCAGCGGAGGACAAGCTGGTGTTCTTCCCCACCACCCGAACGCTCAACGGCTACCCGATAGACGTCCGTCGACGCCGAAAGTTTTTATGA
- the LOC120110137 gene encoding uncharacterized protein LOC120110137: protein MGLRQGCPLSPYLFIICSDVLSRSFWAVCAAGELEAYVPALGAQPISHLLFADDCLLLTRARVADAQAIRRALAAYCYAFGQRVNAQKFSISFSPSSPPGVQREIRRILEMPEQDGTWTYLGVPITGRRLRVSECSGMVQRVQSRLEGWRATSLSMMGRVLLIRSVLGSMPIYLMTNTVVPRSALLKIERLIRSFLWGSLGGDRGVHLVAWESICLPLREGGLGVLSLLERRELLLARHASRLILEPQGFWSRIMTARYGGVGLEGGVRGGRRCSFLWREIARYVPMVSDHTRWLIGDGRSIDVTRDPWVDGLLLCRWPTTVSVEAGEGLQVCDLMTPGKADWDEIRLARFFGEHLAERVRSLPLPQSGGPDVRVWSSSTSPRIMMGVLSRILRQEYEPGPDCAWIWRLGLLPRVALFLWKVVWDRLPTRAVFGGRGLRIPLECGVCGVAETVDHALFRCSWARDTWRLAGVPQPVWSCRDQFLQAMHQGSESPALRQEVIRASCTAYQIWLARNARIFGERYMSPRFVVESACSQAAEMCHTSTTGGTLTARDIWGSHLASAVSHMVRSIILEGDSATVISWIREGPRGDDCDHPLLRDIWTMVRDGWAFQAKHIYREANGAADWVVAYVARHSGHTLWTGDGELPLALRGQITCNVFLDKKKNISAMFEIGVDAKIPTGEGGGLESIGELIFMEKEV from the exons ATGGGGCTTCGGCAAGGATGCCCGCTATCCCCGTACCTGTTCATCATTTGTTCTGATGTCTTGTCTCGATCATTTTGGGCTGTGTGTGCCGCCGGAGAGTTGGAGGCTTACGTCCCAGCTCTAGGGGCCCAGCCGATATCACATTTACTTTTTGCCGATGACTGCCTCCTCCTGACGCGTGCCCGCGTAGCAGACGCCCAAGCTATTAGGCGGGCTTTGGCCGCCTATTGCTATGCATTCGGTCAGAGAGTGAATGCCCAGAAATTCTCCATCTCCTTTAGCCCGAGTTCGCCACCCGGGGTTCAACGTGAGATTCGGAGGATTCTGGAGATGCCTGAGCAGGACGGGACCTGGACATACCTGGGTGTTCCGATCACAGGTAGGAGACTGCGTGTATCTGAGTGCTCCGGGATGGTGCAACGAGTCCAGAGTAGGTTAGAGGGCTGGCGAGCAACGTCTCTATCTATGATGGGCAGAGTTTTGCTGATTAGATCTGTTTTGGGATCTATGCCTATCTATCTCATGACCAACACGGTGGTACCAAGATCAGCCCTACTGAAGATCGAGCGACTGATTCGGAGCTTTTTATGGGGCTCGCTTGGTGGGGACCGTGGGGTGCACCTGGTGGCATGGGAGAGTATTTGCCTCCCTCTCAGGGAGGGTGGCCTTGGGGTGTTGTCTCTCCTGGAGAGACGAGAGCTGCTCCTCGCCCGGCATGCTTCCCGCCTTATCCTGGAGCCGCAGGGCTTCTGGAGCCGGATCATGACTGCCCGCTATGGGGGGGTAGGCCTGGAGGGCGGGGTTCGAGGAGGGCGGAGATGTTCCTTTTTATGGCGTGAGATAGCGAGATATGTGCCCATGGTGTCGGATCACACCCGATGGCTAATAGGCGATGGCCGCAGCATCGATGTGACCAGGGACCCATGGGTTGATGGCCTCCTCTTGTGCCGTTGGCCGACTACTGTTAGTGTCGAGGCTGGGGAGGGTTTACAGGTCTGTGATCTTATGACCCCCGGGAAGGCCGACTGGGACGAGATTCGATTAGCCCGTTTCTTCGGGGAGCATCTGGCGGAGCGGGTTCGCTCCCTCCCTCTGCCACAGAGCGGTGGACCAGATGTACGAGTATGGAGTTCCTCGACCAGTCCCAGAATCATGATGGGCGTCCTTTCCCGCATTCTTAGGCAGGAGTACGAGCCTGGTCCTGATTGTGCCTGGATCTGGCGACTGGGCCTCCTCCCGAGGGTTGCGTTGTTCCTTTGGAAGGTGGTCTGGGACCGTCTTCCAACGAGAGCAGTATTTGGTGGACGAGGATTGAGGATCCCCCTAGAGTGTGGGGTTTGCGGTGTGGCCGAGACGGTCGACCATGCCTTGTTTCGGTGCTCATGGGCGAGGGACACTTGGCGTCTGGCTGGGGTTCCGCAGCCGGTGTGGAGCTGTAGGGACCAGTTCTTACAGGCCATGCACCAGGGCTCGGAGTCCCCGGCGCTTCGTCAGGAGGTGATTCGAGCGAGCTGTACTGCCTACCAGATCTGGTTGGCCAGGAACGCCCGTATATTCGGTGAACGATATATGTCACCGAGATTTGTGGTCGAGAGTGCCTGTAGTCAGGCGGCAGAGATGTGTCACACCTCCACCACCGGAGGGaccttgacagctcgggacatctggggctcCCACCTTGCTTCGGCAGTATCCCacatg GTTAGGTCTATCATCCTAGAGGGTGATTCAGCCACCGTTATCAGTTGGATCCGAGAGGGTCCTAGAGGTGACGACTGTGACCACCCATTGCTTCGTGACATATGGACCATGGTGAGGGATGGATGGGCCTTTCAGGCTAAGCATATCTACCGTGAAGCCAATggtgctgcggattgggtggttGCATATGTAGCTCGCCATTCCGGACACACCTTGTGGACTGGAGATGGGGAGCTACctttggcactccgag GCCAAATTACTTGCAATGTTTTCTTGgacaagaagaaaaatatatcaGCCATGTTTGAAATAGGTGTTGATGCCAAAATCCCTACCGGCGAAGGTGGAGGTTTGGAGAGCATTGGTGAACTCATATTCATGGAGAAAGAAGTATAA